In Actinoplanes octamycinicus, the genomic window CCTGGCTCCGCCGCCGAACCGGTGGCAGCGTTTCGCCCGCCGCCCCGCGGTCCGCCGGCTGCGCCGCGCCGGCAGTCTGCTGCTGCGCGCCCCGGTCCTGATCGTCTCGATGGCCATCCTGGTCACCGTCGCCAGCCTGTTCGCCTCGGCCTGGCCCGGCACCCCGCGGCAGCCGGCCACCCAGCGCACCTCGGAGACCACTCCGGCGCCCGGCAAGACGATGCCCGCGCTCGACCTGATCGGCGCCGACGGCCAGACGGTGCCCCTGCTCGGCAAGAAACCGATGGTGGTCATCATCACGGACGGTTGCGTCTGCGACCGCCTGATCGCCGACACGGTCGCCGCGGTGCCGCTGCGCGTGTCGGTCCTGGCCGTCTCGGTCACCGCCCCGACGGCGGCCGCCTCCCCGGGCACCCTGGCCACCGCCCAGACCCCGCGAGCCGACGGCAAGACTCTGCTCTACCTCCAGGACCCGACCGGCCACCTGCGCCAGCTCGCCGGCCTGCCCCCGGCCCGCCCGGACAAGCGCACCCCCTCCGACGGCACCGCCGCCACCTTCGTCGTCGACGACACCGGCCGGATCCTGCACACCTACCAGCACGTCGTCTCGGTCGAGGGCCTCAAGCCCGACTTCGCCCGCCTCAACTGACCGCCCGCCCGGACTCCATCCCTCCAGGTGCGCTCCTGATCGACCACAACCCCGGCCGGCGCCCCTGACGGCATCGCCTGCCCGGCTGACCAGCCTGGCTGGGCGACGTGCCTAACCCTGGGAGCTGCGCTCCAGCGTGTACCGGAAGATCACCGGGCCGATCCGGTCGACCGCTATCCGCAGGCGCAGCTGGGTGCCGACGCCGACGCTGAACACCTCCGGCGTGCGCGCCCCGGAACACCGCAACCCGCGCCCGGAGTCCTCGTCACCCTCGCCGAGGCTGACCCGCACCAGGCTGCCGTCCGGTCCGGCACACACCACCGAGACCAGGAAGGCGCCGCCGTCCAGATCGTTGATCTTCGCGGTCTCCGAGTTCCCGGCCAGCACCATCGTGTCGGCGGCCTCCTGGTCCCCGGTGTCCGGCAGGAGTTGCTCGGCGGTGAGCCGCCAGGAGAGCAGCCGCGGATCCGACTCCGACCGCGGCCGCGCCGACCACCACCAGGTCCCACCGGCCACCAGCAGCAACACCGCCACGACGAGCAGGACCACCCCGCGCCCCCGAGCATGGGCCGCCCCAGGCCCCTGAGCGTCGGTGAGTAAGCGCCCCTTCTGATCACCCTCAGGGGCACCATCCATTTCGCCAGTCACGACCCGATTGTCCTGTTCCCCGCTCATCGCGTGATTGCCCCGTTCCCCGTTAGAGGTAAAGAACGTGCCGCCTCACCGCAAAACCCACGGCCGCGCCCGCCCACCTCGCTCTCGAACGACCACTCGCCCCGCCCGCCACTCACCCGGCCTTCCGCGGCGACTCGTCGCAACCACCGCTCACCACGCCCGCCGTCCGCCTCTGCA contains:
- a CDS encoding DUF6023 family protein, giving the protein MSGEQDNRVVTGEMDGAPEGDQKGRLLTDAQGPGAAHARGRGVVLLVVAVLLLVAGGTWWWSARPRSESDPRLLSWRLTAEQLLPDTGDQEAADTMVLAGNSETAKINDLDGGAFLVSVVCAGPDGSLVRVSLGEGDEDSGRGLRCSGARTPEVFSVGVGTQLRLRIAVDRIGPVIFRYTLERSSQG